In Streptomyces chartreusis NRRL 3882, the following are encoded in one genomic region:
- a CDS encoding ADP-ribosylglycohydrolase family protein: MTTLVYKQAATGALTGLALGDALGYPTEFSDVPRIEARFGPWRRLDLPTPALVTDDTQMTLALGRGIRTAMDRGVLEPEGTADAVRREFIAWNRSPENNRAPGNTCLRACALLEHADRPWQDASQIHSKGCGANMRVAPLGLAPGLSDEQRAGAAQLQSALTHGHPTALAASDLTAHAVRLLAQGAEPAGLIGLLRSYALENRSLYHERWLGDLWRRAQDPSPEQFIARGWDECLAILDRLQHAVGTVSPEADPCLATGEGWIAEEALATGLLCFLLFTDEPLTALRRAACTSGDSDSIACLAGAFAGAYLGADAWPGEWADRIEYRSDLLTLGALWDA; the protein is encoded by the coding sequence ATGACCACGCTCGTCTACAAGCAAGCTGCCACGGGAGCGCTCACCGGCCTCGCCCTGGGGGACGCGCTCGGGTATCCCACCGAGTTCAGCGACGTCCCGCGGATCGAAGCCAGGTTCGGTCCGTGGCGGCGGCTGGACCTGCCGACGCCGGCGCTCGTCACCGACGACACGCAGATGACGCTGGCGCTCGGACGGGGCATCCGGACGGCGATGGACCGGGGCGTACTGGAGCCCGAGGGGACGGCCGACGCCGTGCGGCGCGAGTTCATCGCCTGGAACCGCTCTCCGGAGAACAACCGCGCTCCCGGCAACACGTGCCTGCGGGCCTGCGCCCTGCTGGAGCACGCGGACCGCCCCTGGCAGGACGCCAGTCAGATCCACTCCAAGGGCTGCGGCGCCAACATGCGCGTCGCGCCCCTGGGGCTGGCCCCCGGCCTGAGTGACGAACAGCGCGCGGGCGCCGCCCAGTTGCAGTCCGCCCTCACCCACGGGCACCCCACCGCGCTCGCCGCGTCCGACCTCACCGCGCACGCCGTACGGCTGCTCGCGCAGGGCGCCGAGCCGGCCGGGCTGATCGGTCTGCTCCGCTCGTACGCGCTGGAGAACCGCAGCCTCTACCACGAGCGCTGGCTCGGCGACCTGTGGCGCCGGGCCCAGGACCCGAGCCCCGAGCAGTTCATCGCGCGCGGCTGGGACGAGTGCCTGGCGATCCTCGACCGGCTCCAGCACGCCGTGGGCACCGTCTCGCCCGAGGCCGACCCGTGCCTGGCCACCGGTGAGGGCTGGATCGCCGAGGAGGCCCTGGCGACCGGGCTGCTGTGCTTCCTGCTCTTCACCGACGAGCCGCTCACGGCCCTGCGCCGCGCCGCCTGCACCTCAGGTGACTCGGACTCCATCGCCTGCCTGGCCGGCGCCTTCGCCGGCGCGTACCTGGGCGCGGACGCCTGGCCGGGCGAGTGGGCCGACCGCATCGAGTACCGGAGCGACCTGCTGACCCTCGGGGCGCTCTGGGACGCCTGA
- a CDS encoding DNA polymerase beta superfamily protein has translation MQPETLVRDHTIYACVMGSRAFGLATDGSDTDRRGVFLAPTPLFWRFDKPPTHVEGPAEEQFSWELERFCELAMRANPNILECLHSPLVEYADDTGRELLALRGAFLSRQVHATFTRYAHGQRSKLEAHVRNHGTPRWKHAMHLLRLLISARDLLDTGTLTIDVGDRRESLLAVKRGEVPWSAVETWMTRLEREAEEAAHRSPLPAAPDRRRVEDFLTRARRASALGPSA, from the coding sequence ATGCAGCCCGAGACGCTGGTACGCGACCACACGATCTACGCCTGTGTGATGGGTTCGCGCGCCTTCGGGCTGGCGACGGACGGCAGCGACACCGACCGCCGTGGCGTGTTCCTGGCTCCCACGCCTCTGTTCTGGCGCTTCGACAAGCCGCCGACACATGTCGAGGGCCCGGCCGAGGAGCAGTTCAGCTGGGAGCTGGAGCGCTTCTGCGAGCTGGCCATGCGCGCCAACCCCAACATCCTGGAGTGCCTGCACTCCCCGCTCGTGGAGTACGCCGACGACACCGGCCGCGAGCTGCTCGCCCTGCGGGGGGCGTTCCTGTCCAGGCAGGTCCACGCCACGTTCACCCGCTACGCGCACGGCCAGCGCAGCAAACTGGAAGCCCACGTCCGCAACCACGGCACCCCCCGCTGGAAGCACGCCATGCACCTGCTGCGCCTGCTGATCAGCGCCCGCGACCTGCTGGACACGGGCACGCTCACGATCGACGTCGGCGACCGGCGGGAGTCCCTGCTCGCGGTGAAGCGCGGCGAGGTGCCCTGGTCCGCGGTCGAGACGTGGATGACCCGCCTGGAGCGGGAGGCCGAGGAAGCCGCCCACCGCAGCCCGCTCCCGGCCGCACCGGACCGGCGGCGCGTGGAGGACTTCCTCACCCGCGCCCGCCGCGCCTCGGCCCTCGGACCGAGTGCCTGA
- a CDS encoding Rieske (2Fe-2S) protein encodes MTYETTRRTVLLATGATGAVALVAACGGGGDDNGPASTSSPTGQEATSAPAGEELTTTDQIPVGGGKIFKGQQVVVTQPEQGRFKAFSAICTHQGCTVASVSDGTINCPCHGSKYHVADGSVAHGPATRPLPAEQITVEGNSVRLT; translated from the coding sequence ATGACCTACGAGACCACGCGCCGCACGGTTCTCCTGGCGACGGGCGCGACGGGCGCGGTGGCGCTCGTCGCGGCCTGCGGCGGGGGCGGTGACGACAACGGCCCCGCGTCGACGAGCTCACCGACCGGGCAGGAGGCGACCAGCGCCCCGGCCGGTGAGGAGCTGACCACCACCGACCAGATCCCGGTCGGCGGCGGCAAGATCTTCAAGGGGCAGCAGGTCGTGGTGACGCAGCCGGAGCAGGGCCGGTTCAAAGCCTTCTCGGCGATCTGCACCCACCAGGGCTGCACGGTGGCGTCCGTCTCCGACGGCACCATCAACTGCCCGTGTCACGGCAGCAAGTACCACGTCGCCGACGGCTCGGTGGCCCACGGACCGGCGACGCGTCCGCTGCCCGCCGAGCAGATCACCGTGGAGGGAAACTCGGTTCGCCTGACGTGA
- the aroH gene encoding chorismate mutase: protein MAVRAVRGAVQLERDEAGHMDEQVGALLTAILERNGLTAEDLISIWFTATPDLHSDFPAAAARKLGIVDVPLICAQELDIEGAMPRVVRVLAHIESDRPRADIAHVYLGAAAALRKDIAQ from the coding sequence GTGGCGGTACGAGCGGTCCGGGGCGCCGTCCAACTCGAACGGGACGAAGCCGGGCACATGGACGAGCAGGTCGGAGCCCTGCTCACGGCCATCCTGGAGCGCAACGGCCTCACCGCCGAGGACCTGATCAGCATCTGGTTCACGGCCACGCCCGACCTGCACAGCGATTTCCCGGCGGCCGCCGCCCGCAAGCTCGGCATCGTCGACGTCCCGCTGATCTGCGCCCAGGAACTGGACATCGAGGGCGCCATGCCGCGCGTCGTCCGGGTCCTCGCGCACATCGAGTCGGACCGGCCCCGCGCCGACATCGCCCACGTCTATCTCGGCGCCGCGGCCGCCCTGCGCAAGGACATCGCCCAGTGA
- a CDS encoding prephenate dehydrogenase, producing MRTALVIGTGLIGTSAALALSQRGVTVHLADPDPEQARTAAALGAGTDEAPDGPVDLAIVAAPPAHVADVLADAMRRGAARGYLDVASVKGGPRRELEARGLDLTAYLGTHPMSGREKSGPLAATGDLFEGRPWVLTPTRDTDTEVLNLALELVSHCRAVPVVMDADAHDRAVALVSHMPHLVSSLVAARLEHAEEAAVRLCGQGIRDVTRIAASDPRMWIDILSANPGPVADLLTDVAADLEETVRALRALQSSDEDKRRDGTTGIEDVLRRGNAGQVRVPGKHGSAPRVYETVAVLIDDQPGQLARIFADAGRAGVNIEDVRIEHATGQQAGLVQLMVEPKAAPVLSAALRERGWAIRQ from the coding sequence GTGAGAACCGCACTCGTCATCGGTACCGGGCTCATCGGTACGTCCGCCGCCCTCGCCCTGTCCCAGCGGGGTGTCACCGTGCACCTCGCCGACCCGGACCCGGAGCAGGCCCGTACGGCGGCCGCGCTCGGCGCCGGCACGGACGAGGCGCCGGACGGGCCCGTCGACCTGGCGATCGTCGCCGCCCCGCCCGCGCACGTGGCCGATGTGCTCGCCGACGCCATGCGCCGCGGTGCGGCACGCGGCTACCTCGACGTCGCCAGCGTCAAGGGCGGGCCACGCCGCGAACTGGAGGCACGGGGCCTCGACCTGACGGCCTACCTGGGCACGCACCCCATGTCGGGCCGGGAGAAGTCCGGCCCGCTGGCCGCCACCGGCGACCTCTTCGAGGGCCGCCCCTGGGTGCTCACCCCGACCCGGGACACCGACACCGAGGTGCTGAACCTCGCGCTGGAACTGGTCTCGCACTGCCGTGCCGTGCCGGTGGTGATGGACGCCGACGCCCACGACCGTGCCGTCGCCCTGGTCTCCCACATGCCGCACCTGGTCTCCAGCCTGGTCGCCGCGCGCCTGGAGCACGCCGAGGAGGCCGCCGTACGGCTGTGCGGGCAGGGCATCCGGGACGTGACGCGGATCGCCGCCTCCGACCCCCGGATGTGGATCGACATCCTCTCCGCGAACCCCGGGCCGGTCGCCGACCTGCTCACGGACGTCGCCGCCGACCTGGAGGAGACCGTGCGGGCCCTGCGCGCCCTGCAGTCCTCCGACGAGGACAAGCGCCGTGACGGCACCACCGGCATCGAGGACGTCCTGCGCCGCGGCAACGCCGGGCAGGTCCGCGTTCCCGGAAAGCACGGGTCCGCTCCGCGGGTCTACGAGACCGTGGCCGTGCTCATCGACGACCAGCCGGGGCAGCTGGCCCGGATCTTCGCGGACGCGGGCAGGGCCGGCGTCAACATCGAGGACGTGCGCATCGAGCACGCGACCGGGCAGCAGGCAGGTCTGGTGCAGCTGATGGTGGAGCCGAAGGCGGCGCCCGTGCTGAGCGCCGCGCTGCGGGAGCGGGGCTGGGCGATCCGGCAGTAG
- the cmk gene encoding (d)CMP kinase, which yields MESATPVIVAIDGPAGTGKSSTSKAVAAQLGLSYLDTGAQYRAITWWMVNNGIDIDDPAAIAAAAGKPEIVSGTDPAGPTITVDGVDVSGPIRTQEVSSKVSAVSAVPEVRARITELQRSIAASAANGVVVEGRDIGTTVLPDADLKIFLTASPEARAARRSGELKGADVHSTREALIKRDAADSSRKTSPLAKADDAVEVDTTELTLAQVIECVVTLVEEKRAGK from the coding sequence GTGGAAAGCGCCACGCCAGTGATTGTCGCCATCGACGGCCCCGCCGGCACGGGCAAGTCGAGCACGTCGAAGGCCGTGGCGGCACAGCTCGGCCTGAGCTACCTGGACACCGGCGCCCAGTACCGGGCGATCACCTGGTGGATGGTCAACAACGGCATCGACATCGACGACCCCGCCGCGATCGCCGCCGCGGCGGGCAAGCCCGAGATCGTCTCCGGCACCGACCCGGCGGGCCCGACCATCACGGTCGACGGCGTGGACGTGTCCGGCCCGATCCGTACCCAGGAGGTCTCCTCCAAGGTCAGCGCGGTCAGCGCGGTGCCCGAGGTGCGCGCCCGGATCACCGAGCTCCAGCGCTCCATCGCCGCCTCCGCGGCGAACGGCGTCGTGGTCGAGGGCCGGGACATCGGCACGACCGTGCTGCCGGACGCCGACCTCAAGATCTTCCTCACCGCCTCCCCCGAGGCGCGTGCCGCCCGGCGCAGCGGTGAGCTGAAGGGCGCCGACGTGCACTCCACCCGCGAGGCCCTGATCAAGCGGGACGCGGCCGACTCCAGCCGCAAGACCTCGCCGCTCGCCAAGGCGGACGACGCGGTCGAGGTGGACACCACCGAGCTCACGCTGGCCCAGGTCATCGAGTGCGTCGTCACCCTCGTCGAGGAGAAGCGGGCCGGGAAGTGA
- a CDS encoding lysophospholipid acyltransferase family protein: MTDQLPSLRGAEVGRRIGVGLMYGLWKPRVLGAWRVPTTGPVIFAVNHSHNIDGPMVMGVAPRPTHFLIKKEAFIGPLDPFLTGIGQLKVDRDTTDRTAITRALGVLENGGVLGIFPEGTRGEGDFASLRAGLAYFAVRSGAPVVPVAVLGSSDRRGRLIKGLPPLRSRVDVVFGEPFEAGDGSGRRTRKALDEATGRIQKQLAAHLENARRLTGR, from the coding sequence GTGACCGACCAGCTGCCTTCACTGCGGGGCGCCGAGGTCGGGCGGCGCATCGGCGTCGGCCTGATGTACGGGCTGTGGAAGCCGCGCGTGCTCGGCGCCTGGCGGGTGCCCACGACCGGCCCGGTGATCTTCGCCGTCAACCACTCCCACAACATCGACGGCCCGATGGTCATGGGCGTGGCGCCCCGGCCGACGCACTTCCTGATCAAGAAGGAGGCGTTCATCGGCCCGCTCGACCCCTTCCTGACCGGCATCGGCCAGCTGAAGGTGGACCGGGACACCACCGACCGCACGGCGATCACCCGGGCGCTCGGCGTGCTGGAGAACGGCGGCGTGCTCGGCATCTTCCCGGAGGGGACCCGGGGTGAGGGCGACTTCGCCTCGCTGCGCGCCGGGCTCGCGTACTTCGCGGTGCGCAGCGGCGCCCCGGTCGTGCCGGTCGCCGTGCTGGGAAGTTCCGACCGGCGGGGACGGTTGATAAAGGGGCTGCCTCCGCTGCGGTCCCGCGTCGACGTCGTCTTCGGGGAGCCCTTCGAGGCGGGTGACGGCAGCGGGCGCCGTACGCGCAAGGCCCTGGACGAGGCGACCGGGCGCATCCAGAAGCAGCTCGCCGCCCACCTGGAAAACGCCAGGCGCCTCACCGGGCGCTAG
- the der gene encoding ribosome biogenesis GTPase Der produces the protein MNDHTQPDGSDAYEGAPEHDHGALGDAEYAEFMELAVEEGFDLEDVEGAIEAAGHGPLPVLAVVGRPNVGKSTLVNRIIGRREAVVEDKPGVTRDRVTYEAEWAGRRFKVVDTGGWEQDVLGIDASVAAQAEYAIEAADAVVFVVDAKVGATDTDEAVVRLLRKAGKPVVLCANKVDGPSGEADAAYLWSLGLGEPYPVSALHGRGTGDMLDQVLEVLPEAPRETFGGGGIGGPRRIALIGRPNVGKSSLLNKVAGEERVVVNELAGTTRDPVDELIELGGVTWKFVDTAGIRKRVHLQQGADYYASLRTAAAVEKAEVAVILIDASESISVQDQRIVTMAVEAGRAVVLAFNKWDTLDEERRYYLEREIETELGQVAWAPRVNVSARTGRHMEKLVPAIETALAGWETRVPTGRLNAFLGELVAAHPHPIRGGKQPRILFGTQAGTKPPRFVLFASGFIEAGYRRFIERRLREEFGFEGTPIHISVRVREKRGKKK, from the coding sequence ATGAACGACCACACCCAGCCCGACGGCTCGGACGCCTACGAAGGCGCGCCCGAGCACGACCACGGGGCGCTCGGCGACGCCGAGTACGCGGAGTTCATGGAGCTCGCCGTGGAGGAGGGCTTCGACCTCGAGGACGTCGAGGGCGCGATCGAGGCGGCCGGGCACGGCCCGCTGCCCGTCCTCGCCGTGGTCGGCCGCCCCAACGTCGGCAAGTCGACCCTGGTGAACCGCATCATCGGCCGCCGCGAGGCCGTCGTCGAGGACAAGCCCGGTGTCACCCGCGACCGTGTGACCTACGAGGCCGAGTGGGCGGGCCGCCGCTTCAAGGTCGTCGACACCGGCGGCTGGGAGCAGGACGTCCTCGGCATCGACGCCTCCGTCGCCGCCCAGGCCGAGTACGCCATCGAGGCGGCCGACGCCGTCGTCTTCGTCGTCGACGCCAAGGTCGGCGCCACCGACACCGACGAGGCCGTCGTGCGGCTGCTGCGCAAGGCCGGCAAGCCGGTCGTGCTGTGCGCCAACAAGGTGGACGGCCCGAGCGGCGAGGCCGACGCGGCCTACCTGTGGTCGTTGGGCCTGGGGGAGCCGTACCCGGTCTCGGCGCTGCACGGCCGGGGCACCGGCGACATGCTCGACCAGGTCCTGGAGGTGCTGCCCGAGGCGCCGCGTGAGACGTTCGGCGGGGGTGGCATCGGCGGGCCGCGACGCATCGCCCTCATCGGCCGTCCTAACGTGGGCAAGTCCTCGCTGCTGAACAAGGTGGCGGGCGAGGAGCGCGTCGTCGTCAACGAGCTGGCGGGCACCACCCGGGACCCGGTCGACGAGCTGATCGAACTCGGCGGTGTCACCTGGAAGTTCGTCGACACGGCGGGCATCCGCAAGCGCGTCCACCTCCAGCAGGGCGCCGACTACTACGCCTCGCTGCGCACCGCCGCCGCCGTCGAGAAGGCGGAGGTCGCGGTCATCCTCATCGACGCCTCCGAGTCCATCTCGGTGCAGGACCAGCGGATCGTCACCATGGCCGTCGAGGCGGGCCGCGCGGTCGTCCTCGCCTTCAACAAGTGGGACACCCTCGACGAGGAGCGCCGCTACTACCTGGAGCGGGAGATCGAGACCGAGCTGGGCCAGGTGGCGTGGGCCCCGCGCGTCAACGTCTCGGCGCGCACCGGCCGTCACATGGAGAAGCTGGTCCCGGCGATCGAGACGGCCCTGGCGGGCTGGGAGACCCGGGTCCCGACCGGCAGGCTGAACGCGTTCCTCGGCGAGCTGGTCGCCGCCCACCCGCACCCGATCCGGGGCGGCAAGCAGCCGCGCATCCTGTTCGGCACGCAGGCGGGCACCAAGCCGCCGCGGTTCGTGCTCTTCGCCTCCGGCTTCATCGAGGCGGGCTACCGGCGCTTCATCGAGCGTCGCCTGCGCGAGGAGTTCGGCTTCGAGGGGACGCCGATCCACATCTCGGTGCGGGTGCGCGAGAAGCGCGGCAAGAAGAAGTAG
- a CDS encoding transglycosylase family protein: MSECADTTRDNARKNQVRTTAVLAGAALLAPLGLLAATGNAAAADSGVWDRIAQCESGGNWHINTGNGYYGGLQFAASTWRAYGGTAYAPTADQASKSQQIAVATKVQRAQGWGAWPTCSARAGAGGSAPAASAAGDPVSAAEPAPAKPSKTPARSTAHPDRGSSRGDYTVREGDTLSGVAARHGTTWQHLYAANQAAIGGDPDMIVPGLRLAL, from the coding sequence ATGTCCGAATGTGCCGATACCACGCGCGACAACGCTCGGAAGAACCAGGTTCGTACGACGGCGGTCCTCGCCGGGGCGGCACTGCTCGCGCCCCTCGGGCTGCTGGCCGCGACCGGAAACGCCGCGGCGGCTGACAGCGGAGTGTGGGACCGCATCGCCCAGTGCGAGAGCGGCGGCAACTGGCACATCAACACCGGCAACGGCTACTACGGCGGACTCCAGTTCGCCGCTTCGACCTGGCGCGCCTACGGCGGCACGGCCTACGCGCCCACCGCCGACCAGGCGAGCAAGTCCCAGCAGATCGCCGTCGCCACCAAGGTCCAGCGGGCCCAGGGATGGGGCGCCTGGCCGACCTGCTCGGCACGCGCCGGGGCGGGCGGCAGCGCACCCGCGGCTTCCGCGGCGGGCGACCCGGTCAGCGCCGCCGAGCCCGCTCCGGCGAAGCCTTCGAAGACGCCGGCGCGTTCCACGGCACACCCCGACCGCGGCTCCTCCCGCGGCGACTACACCGTCCGCGAGGGCGACACACTGAGCGGCGTCGCCGCCCGGCACGGGACCACCTGGCAGCACCTCTACGCCGCCAACCAGGCCGCCATCGGCGGTGACCCCGACATGATCGTGCCCGGCCTGCGCCTCGCACTCTGA
- a CDS encoding ABC transporter ATP-binding protein — protein MTTLALRHARVRYGPLEALHGVTLAAPGPGLTVLLGRNGSGRSTALHALAGTVPLSGGAVVWDGADVTRVPAYERARRGLCLVPERRAVFGSLTVRENLGLAAPDHGPALDAYPQLRPLLERRAGTLSGGEQRMLALSRALLARARVVLVDEPAQGMSPSVAARTYELLSALDACVVVAEQRLPPALRERPAIVYELRRGTVVFAGESGELPR, from the coding sequence ATGACCACCCTCGCCCTGCGCCACGCGCGCGTGCGCTACGGCCCCCTGGAGGCCCTGCACGGTGTCACCCTCGCCGCCCCGGGCCCGGGCCTGACCGTGCTGCTGGGCCGCAACGGCTCCGGCCGCAGCACCGCCCTGCACGCCCTGGCCGGAACGGTGCCCCTGTCGGGCGGCGCCGTGGTGTGGGACGGCGCCGACGTGACCCGCGTCCCCGCGTACGAGCGGGCCCGGCGCGGGCTGTGCCTCGTCCCGGAGCGACGGGCCGTGTTCGGCTCGCTCACCGTGCGCGAGAACCTCGGGCTCGCCGCCCCGGACCACGGCCCGGCCCTCGACGCCTACCCGCAGCTGCGGCCCCTGCTGGAGCGGCGGGCCGGCACCCTCTCCGGCGGGGAACAGCGCATGCTCGCCCTGTCCCGGGCGCTGCTGGCCCGCGCGCGCGTGGTGCTCGTCGACGAGCCCGCCCAGGGCATGTCGCCCTCGGTCGCGGCCCGCACGTACGAGCTGCTGAGCGCGCTCGACGCGTGCGTGGTGGTCGCCGAGCAGCGCCTGCCGCCCGCCCTGCGGGAGCGGCCCGCGATCGTCTACGAACTGCGGCGCGGGACGGTCGTGTTCGCCGGAGAGTCGGGCGAGCTCCCCCGCTGA
- a CDS encoding ABC transporter permease subunit: MSSLTYDLTLAGLSVGSAAALTGIGLIVTYRATGVLNFAHGAIAMVCAYALRQCVVEWGWPLWLGAAVALLVLAPGLGVVLERFVFRPLAVLGGDPAQTLVASIGVFVLLVGGAALLWGQGARDDAPELVPDEPWRQLAVVLVLAAGVTAVVRWTRFGRELRAVVDDRRLAVLGGIDADRVAAAGWAFGSFTAGLTGVLLAPYVRLDPYGLSLLVMEVVAVAVAARMRSLPVAVVVALGVGVAQSQLTRLHPSGWGAPLLQTAATNLFVVALLVAALVLPGVGTRDALPRTATARVPTPPGAWIVAAVLFLLPLGLAGRDLHTSIQVPALAVVLLSLVVVTGRGGQISLGQAAYAGLGALFTALLAAGRFPGLPAVPELAALAVAIVLVAPLGLLTGWPAIGRRGLALALATFAVGVGVSRFVFTQPYATSGLSPGRPAGFEGDRAYYVLELLLLALALLVAHALRRGRTGRALAAMRDHEAGAQAAGVRVPSLKLLAFVAGAALAALGGGMLGMGLRAFDPTAYDPVRGLLWFAAVVVLGADSTLGALGAAALLVGLDAGTRGGVAAALIGVLAVLVGRFPGGPYEALRTAAERLRLRRAPALTPAGARARGLLRPAERRAARTAPVPAGATAAGPTRATTTGATATGATARAAHHRSSRPPASPGSATPSAPASPLLTARRLHARYGGFTALDEVDLDVSPGRITAVVGPNGAGKSTLFHCLAGTLWPARGTVRLGGRDITALPAHARTRLGVARTFQQLAVFPSLTVAENVRVGAEQGRVTDPGAVERTLRLLGLDGPVRALPAAGLPTGTLRRVELARALAGAPRVLLLDEPAAGLDTSEVATLARVLKALAADGTALLVVEHDLDLVAGLADVVHVMTAGRIVASGPPGRVLDALGTAAG; the protein is encoded by the coding sequence ATGTCCTCACTGACGTACGACCTCACTCTGGCCGGGCTGTCGGTCGGCAGCGCGGCGGCGCTGACCGGGATCGGCCTGATCGTGACGTACCGCGCGACCGGGGTGCTGAACTTCGCGCACGGCGCGATCGCGATGGTGTGCGCCTACGCGCTGCGGCAGTGCGTGGTCGAGTGGGGCTGGCCGCTGTGGCTCGGGGCCGCGGTGGCGCTGCTGGTGCTGGCGCCGGGGCTGGGTGTCGTACTGGAACGGTTCGTCTTCCGGCCCCTGGCGGTTCTCGGCGGTGACCCGGCGCAGACGCTGGTGGCGTCCATCGGCGTGTTCGTGCTGCTGGTGGGCGGGGCGGCGCTGTTGTGGGGACAGGGGGCGCGGGACGACGCGCCGGAGCTGGTGCCGGACGAGCCGTGGAGGCAACTGGCGGTGGTGCTGGTGCTGGCCGCGGGGGTCACGGCGGTCGTCCGCTGGACGCGGTTCGGGCGGGAGCTGCGGGCCGTGGTCGACGACCGGCGGCTCGCCGTGCTGGGCGGCATCGACGCGGACCGGGTCGCGGCGGCGGGCTGGGCGTTCGGCTCCTTCACGGCGGGCCTGACCGGCGTACTGCTGGCGCCGTACGTGCGGCTCGACCCGTACGGGCTGTCGCTGCTCGTGATGGAGGTCGTGGCGGTCGCGGTGGCCGCGCGGATGCGGAGTCTGCCGGTCGCGGTGGTGGTGGCGCTGGGCGTCGGGGTGGCGCAGAGCCAGCTCACGCGGCTGCACCCGTCCGGGTGGGGCGCGCCGCTGCTCCAGACGGCCGCCACGAACCTGTTCGTCGTCGCTCTGCTGGTCGCGGCCCTGGTCCTGCCGGGCGTGGGCACCCGTGACGCGCTGCCGCGCACGGCCACCGCCCGGGTTCCGACACCGCCGGGCGCGTGGATCGTGGCGGCCGTGCTGTTCCTGCTGCCGCTGGGCCTCGCCGGCCGGGATCTGCACACGTCGATCCAGGTGCCGGCGCTGGCCGTCGTCCTGCTGTCCCTGGTGGTGGTCACCGGCCGCGGCGGCCAGATCTCCCTGGGGCAGGCGGCGTACGCGGGTCTGGGCGCGCTGTTCACCGCGCTGCTGGCGGCGGGCCGCTTCCCTGGCCTGCCGGCCGTGCCGGAGCTGGCGGCCCTCGCGGTGGCGATCGTCCTGGTGGCACCGCTCGGCCTGCTCACGGGCTGGCCGGCGATCGGCCGCCGGGGCCTGGCGCTGGCGCTGGCGACGTTCGCCGTCGGCGTGGGCGTGAGCCGCTTCGTCTTCACCCAGCCGTACGCCACCTCGGGCCTGTCGCCGGGCCGCCCGGCGGGTTTCGAGGGGGACCGCGCGTACTACGTCCTGGAGTTGCTCCTGCTGGCGCTCGCGCTGCTCGTGGCACACGCGCTGCGCCGGGGCCGGACGGGCCGGGCCCTCGCGGCCATGCGGGACCACGAGGCGGGGGCGCAGGCGGCGGGCGTCCGGGTGCCGTCCCTGAAGCTGCTCGCCTTCGTCGCGGGCGCCGCGCTCGCCGCGCTGGGCGGCGGCATGCTCGGCATGGGCCTGCGCGCCTTCGACCCCACCGCCTACGACCCCGTGCGCGGTCTGCTGTGGTTCGCGGCGGTCGTGGTGCTGGGCGCCGACAGCACCCTCGGCGCGCTCGGCGCCGCGGCCCTCCTGGTCGGCCTGGACGCGGGCACGCGCGGCGGCGTGGCGGCGGCCCTGATCGGCGTCCTGGCGGTCCTCGTGGGACGCTTCCCCGGCGGCCCGTACGAGGCCCTGCGCACAGCGGCGGAACGCCTGCGCCTGCGCCGCGCACCGGCCCTCACACCGGCGGGAGCCCGGGCACGCGGGCTGCTGCGCCCGGCGGAGCGACGGGCGGCCCGGACGGCGCCGGTGCCCGCGGGCGCGACGGCGGCAGGACCGACACGGGCGACAACGACAGGGGCGACGGCGACAGGGGCGACAGCGCGTGCGGCACACCACCGGAGCAGCCGGCCACCGGCCTCCCCGGGCTCAGCCACACCGTCGGCCCCCGCCTCCCCCCTCCTCACGGCCCGCCGCCTCCACGCCCGCTACGGCGGCTTCACCGCCCTCGACGAGGTCGACCTGGACGTCTCCCCCGGGCGGATCACCGCGGTCGTGGGCCCCAACGGGGCGGGAAAGAGCACCCTGTTCCACTGTCTGGCCGGGACGCTGTGGCCCGCACGTGGCACGGTACGGCTGGGCGGGCGGGACATCACCGCCCTGCCCGCGCACGCCCGCACCCGGCTCGGCGTCGCGCGGACCTTCCAGCAACTGGCCGTCTTCCCCTCGCTGACCGTGGCCGAGAACGTCCGGGTGGGCGCCGAACAGGGCCGGGTGACCGATCCGGGCGCCGTGGAGCGGACCCTCAGGCTGCTCGGACTCGACGGGCCGGTGCGGGCGCTGCCCGCCGCCGGTCTCCCCACGGGGACGCTGCGCCGCGTCGAACTGGCCCGGGCCCTCGCGGGCGCCCCGCGCGTCCTGCTGCTCGACGAGCCCGCCGCCGGCCTCGACACTAGCGAAGTGGCCACCCTCGCCCGGGTCCTGAAGGCCCTGGCCGCCGACGGCACGGCCCTGCTCGTCGTCGAGCACGACCTGGACCTGGTGGCCGGCCTCGCCGACGTCGTGCACGTGATGACGGCGGGCCGGATCGTCGCCTCCGGCCCGCCCGGGCGGGTCCTGGACGCCCTGGGAACGGCGGCCGGGTGA